From Pseudomonas sp. AN-1:
CGCCTCGCCCTCGATGCTCACCTGCCACTCGGCCAGCCGCGCGCGGATGCGCGCCAGTTCGGCGAACGGCACGTGGCAGCGCGCGTGCAGCCGTGCGACCAGCGCCACCCGTTCGCCGCCCTGCAGGCATTTCGCCGCGCTGCCGCCGTAGGCGCGCGCCAGGCCGCCGGTGCCGAGCTGGATGCCGCCGTACCAGCGGATCACCAGCACCGCCACCTGGTCGCAGTCCTGGCCCTCGATGGCGGCGAGGATCGGCCGGCCGGCGGTGCCGCCCGGTTCGCCGTCGTCGCTGAAGCGGTACTGCGCGCCGCACTTCCACGCCCAGCAGTTGTGCGAGGCGGCGCGGTCGCTGTGCGCGGCGATGAACGCCTGCGCCGCCTGCGGGCTGTCCGCCGGGGCGGCGAGGGCGATGAAGCGGCTCTTGCGGATTTCCTCGCGGTACTCGCAGGGCGCGCTCAGGGTGAAGGCCATGGCGTCAGTCCGCCTGGGTGCCGCCAGCGAGCCAGGCGGCGCGCGCGGCGGCGTCGTGGAAGCTCCAGGCGACGAAGCGGCTCTGCTTCTGCCCCTGGCTCATCGCCACCGTGCGGGTTGCCACCGCGCCGCACTGCCTGAGCGCCTGCTCGACCAGCGGCAGGTTGCCGCCCTTGGACACCAGGCAGGTGAACCACAGCACCTGGCCGGCCACCTCGCGGCTTTCCCTGATCATCCGGCGGATGAAGGCGATCTCGCCGCCCGCGCACCACAGCTCGTTGGACTGGCCGCCGAAGTTGAGTGCCGGCAGCTTGCGGCTGGGGTCGAGCTTGCCGAGGTTCTTCCACTTGCGCCGGCTGCCGGCGCTGGCCTCGGCGGCCGAGGCGTGGAACGGCGGGTTGCACAGGCTAAGGGCGAAGCGCTCGCCGGCCTGCAGCAGACCGTGGAAGATGCACTGGGCATCCGCCTGCTGGCGCAGCTCGATGGCCTTGTCGAGGCCGTTGGCGCGGACGATGGTGCGCGCCGAGGCCAGCGCGGTGGCGTCGATGTCCGAGCCGAGGAAGTGCCAGCCGTATTCGTGGTGGCCGATCAGCGGGTAGATGCAGTTGGCGCCGCTGCCGACGTCCAGAGCGCGCACCCGCGCGCCGCGCGGGATGGCGCCGCCGCAGTCCTCGGCCAGCAGGTCGGCCAGCGCGTGCACGTAGTCGGCGCGCCCCGGCACCGGCGGGCACAGGTAGCCGGGCGGGATGTCCCAGTGGGCGATGCCGTAGAACTGGCGCAGCAGGGCGCGGTTGAACACCCGCACCGCGGCCGGGTCGGCGAAGTCGATGCTGTCCTTGCCGTAGGGGTTGCGGATGACGAACTGCGCCAGCTCCGGGCAGCCCTGGATCAGCGCCGGGAAGTCGTAGCGGCCCTGGTGGCGGTTGCGCGGGTGCAGCTCGCCCTTGGCGACCGGCGGGCGCGGCTGGGCGGCGGGCTTGCTGGCGCTGGGCCGGGGGCGGGCGGGGCGTTTCGGCGGCTGGGTCATGGCGGGGCGGTGCATCGGGCGGAAAGCCCGGCATTTTCCCACAGCGGTGCAGTGGATGGGGCGGTTTCCGGCCTGTAGGGGCGAATTCATTCGCCCTAGCGTGGCATGCTGGCGAATGAATTCGCCCCTACAGTGGGCTGATCGCCGGAGGCGTGCGGCCCTCAGCGTCCGCCCAGCTTGCCGAGCAGGCCGCGCAGGGTTTCCTGCAGGTCGGCGGGCATCAGCACCACCTTGGCGTTGTTGCTTGCGCCGAGCTTCTCCAGCGAGGCGACGTACTTCTCGCCGAGCAGGTACATCATCGGCCCGGGCTCGTTGCCGACCGCGCTGGTGACCCGGCGGATCGCCTCGGCGGAGGCCTCCGCCAGCATCACCTGGGCGCTGGCGTCGCGCTTGGCCGACTCCAGGCGCGCCTCGGCCTCGAGGATCGCCGCCTGCTTCTCGCCCTCGGCCTTGGTCACCGCGGCCTTGCGCTCGCGCTCGGCGGCGGCCTGCATCTCCATGGCGCGCTGCATCGACTCCGAGGGCTTGATGTCCTGGATCTCCACCGACTTGACGGTCAGGCCCCAGTCCACCGCTTCGTCGGCGATGCTCTCGCGCAGGCGCGCCTTGATCTTGTCGCGCGAGGACAGCGCCTCGTCCAGCTCCATCTCGCCGACGATCGAGCGCAGGGTGGTCATGATCAGGTTGCGGATCGCCTCGGAGAAGTCGGTGACGCCGTAGACCGCCTTGACCGGGTCGGTGACCTTCACGAAGGCGATGGCGTTGGTGAGGATCACCGCGTTGTCGCGGGTGATCACCTCCTGCTCCTGCACGTCGAGGATGATGTCCTTGGTCACCAGCTTGTAGGCGACCCTGTCCAGGTAGGGGATGAGGATGTTCAGCCCCGGGCGCAGGGTGCTGTGGTACTTGCCGAGGCGCTCGACGATCCACTCCTCGCCCTGGGCGACCAGGCGCACGCCCTTGGCGATGGTGATGACGACGAATACCAGCAGGGCGATGCTGATGGCCAATCCTGCACTCATGTCCTTCTCCTTGAAGCTCGCTTGTTCAGGCGCGGGCTACCTTCAGGTAGCTGCCCTCGATGGATACCACCTTGACCCGCTCGCCGGCCGGGATGTCGCTCTCGGCCATGCAGGCCCATTCCTCGGCGCCGAGGATCGGCCGCTGGAAGCGCACCTTGCCGCGCTGGAAGGGAGCCACCGCGCCGACCAGGAGGCCCACCTCGCCGATCACCTCGCCGTTGGCGGTGCCGACCAGGGTCCGGTGCCGGCGCGGGCTGAACACGCGGAACCACAGCACCACCATCGCCAGCGAGGCGAGGATCCACAGCAGCAGTTGCCCGGTCAGAGGCAGCTCGCCGACGAGCAGCAGCACGCCGGCCACCAGCAGGGCGCCGAGGCCGAACCAGATCACGAAGAAGGCGGGAATCGCCAGTTCCAGCAGGATCAGCAGGATGCCGCCGATCACCCAGTGCCACCATTCGATAGCCATTGCACCTCCCTTGGCTGCGCTTGTCGAAGCGAGGGTAGCAGAGAGCATGCCGGCAGCGCCCGCGCTGGCTGCTCAGAACGGGAACAGCCAGGGCACCAGCAGCACGCTGACCGCCATCACCAGCAGGGTGAAGGGCACGCCGATGCGCACGAAGTCGGCGAAGCGGTACTGGCCGGGGCCGAGCACCAGGGTGTTGACCGGCGAGGAGATCGGCGTCATGAACGCCGCCGAGGCGGCCAGCGCCACGGTCATGGCGAAGGGCGCCGGCGCGGCGCCGAGCGCTTCGGCGCAGGCGATGGCCACCGGCGCCATCAGCACCGCGGTGGCGGTGTTGGAGATGAACAGGCCGACCAGCGCGGTGACCGCGAAGAGGATGGCGAGGATCACTCGCGGCCTGGCGTCGCCGAGCACGGCGAGCAGGCCCTGCACCGCCAGGTCGATGCCGCCGGTCTTCTGCAGGGCGAGGGCGAAGGGCAGCATGCCGACGATCAGCAGCAGGCTCGGCCAGTGGATGGCGCGGTAGGCGCCGTCGAGGTCGATGCAGCGGAAGGCGCCGAGCAGCAGGCAGCCGACTAGCGCGGCCAGCACGTTGGGCAGCAGGCCGCTGACCATCAGCGTCACCATCACGGCGAGGCTGAACAGGGCGTGTGGCGCGCGGCTCTGCGCCGGCGCCACCTCGTCGACTTCGGCCGGCAGGCTGAGCACCAGGAAGTCGCGGCTGAGCCCCTGCAGGCGGCGGATGTCCCGCCACTTGCCGGCTACCAGCAGGGTGTCGGCGGCCTTGAGGCGCTCGTCGACCAGCAGGCCGTCGAGGGCCTGCTGCCTGCGGCGCAGGCCGATGACGTTGAGCCGGTAGCGGCTGCGAAAGCCCAGTTCCTGGATGGTCCTGCCGGGCAGCCGTGACTCCGGCGGCAGGATGACCTCGACCAGACCCAGTTCGCGGGCGTGCTCGGCGTAGTAGGAGTTCTGCAGGGCGAGGGGTTCGAGGCCGAGGTCGCGGTACTCGCCGGCCGCGGCGATGGCCGGGCTGACCAGGTCGACCAGCAGCACGTCGCCGGCGCGCAGTTCGCTGTCGGCGCTGGCGGCCAGCAGCTCGCGGCCGAGCGGGCGCTGGCGCTCGATGGCGATGACGTTGATGCCGTGGCGCTGGCGCAGATGCAGGCCGTCCAGCGCCCGACCGGCCAGCGGCGAGTCGGGGCGCAGGCGCAGGCGACGCTCGCGGCCAGCCAGGCGGTAGTCGCGGACCAGTTCGGCGATGGTGCGCCGCGGCTCGCCGCTGGCCGCGTCTTGGCCGGCGCCACCCAGCCAGCGACGCACCAGCAGCAGGTAGCCGATGCCGAGAGCGAGGATCGCCAGGCCGATGGGGGTGAAGCTGAAGAAGGCGAAGCCGGCATGGCCCGCGCGCAGCAGCTCGCCGTGCACCACCAGGTTGGGCGGGGTGGCGACCAGGGTGAGCATGCCGCTGATCAGCCCGGCGAAGGCCAGCGGCATCAGCAGCCGGCCCGGGGCGATCCGCTGGCGGGCGGCGATGCTCAGCACCACCGGGATGAACAGGGCGACCACGCCGGTGGAGCTCATCAGCGAGCCGAGACCGGCCACGCACAGCATCAGCAGCACCAGCAGGCGCGCCTCGCTGCTCCCGGCGCGGCGGCTCAGCCACTCGCCGAGGCGGTAGGCGATGCCGGTGCGCACCAGCGCCTCGCCGACCACGAACATGGCGGCGATCAGCACCACCGTCGGATCGGCGAAGCCGCGCAGCGCCTCGCCGACTTCCAGTACGCCGGTGAGCGGCAGGGCGACCAGCATCAGCAGGCCCACGGCGTCCATGCGCGGGCGGTTGCGCACGAACAGCAGCACGGCGAGCAGCAGCAGGCCGAGGACCAGCCACAGATGCGGGTTCACGCTCACGGGTAGCCCAGCACGCTCTTCAGGCGCGGCAGCTGGGCGGCGACCCACCGGCGGTCGATCGGCCCCCAGTCGCGGATCGCGTAGCGGCCGGCGTTGTGCCGCTCGCCGTCCTCCTGTTCGAAGGCGCAGTCGATGTCCAGCTCGGCCAGCGCCGCCAGGGTGTCCTGGGCGGTGCGCCGCGGCATGCCGGTGGCCGCCATCAGCGCCGGCACGCTGGTGGCGGCGCCGCTGTCGATCAGCCAGGCGACGTACAGGCGGCGGTAGAAGCTGGCGCGGGTCTTGCTCACGTCCATGTCTCGTCTCCGGTCAGGCGAGGGCCAGCAGGCCCATGTAGGTGGCGGCGCCGGCGCTGTAGCCGAGGAAGGCCAGCAGGCTGACGCGCTTGAGGTACCAGACGAAGCTGATCTTCTCCATGCCCATCGCCGCCACCCCGGCCGCCGAGCCAATGATCAGGCTGCTGCCACCGGTGCCGGCGCAGTAGGCGAGCATCTCCCAGAAGGTGCCGTCGACCACGAAGTGCTGCAGCCAGCCGGCATCGGCGCCGGCGGCAGCCACCGCCTCGGCGCTGGTCAGCGGGTACATCTTCATGGCGCCGGCCACCAGCGGCACGTTGTCGACCACCGCCGAGAGCAGGCCGATGGCGTAGTTGATGGCGTAGACGTTGCCCAGCCCCTCGCGCAGCAGGCTGGCGACCTGGGTCAGGTGGCCGGCGGTGGCCAGGCTGGACACGGCGAGCAGGATGCCGAGGAAGAACAGCACGCTGGGCGTGTCGACCTTGCGCAGCACGCCGACCACCGACAGCGGATGCTTGTCCTCGTCGTTCTTGCCGCGGTGGATCACCTCGGTGGCCACCCAGAGCACGCCGAGGCCGAACAGGATGCCCATGTACGGCGGCAGGTGGGTGACGGTCTTGAACACCGGCACGAACAGCAGCGAGCCGAGGCCGAGGGCCAGCACCAGGTTGCGCTCGAAGTCGGTGGTCGGGTTGCGCCGGCCCTCGACGGTCTCGCGCGGCCGCGGTCGCGGCGCCTCGCCCTTGAGGCGGAAGCTGAGCACCAGCAGCGGCACCAGCAGGCACACCAGGCTGGGCAGGAACAGGCCGGCGATCACCCCGGAGGCGCTGATCTGGTTGCCGATCCACAGCATGGTGGTGGTCACGTCGCCGATCGGCGACCAGGCGCCGCCGGCGTTGGCGGCGATCACCACCACGCCGACGTACAGCCAGCGCTCGGGGCGGCCGCGCACCAGCTTGCGCAGCAGCGAGACCATGACGATGGTGGTGGTCAGGTTGTCGAGCACCGAGGACAGGAAGAAGGTGATCAGGCCGACGATCCACAACAGATGCACGCGCTTGCGGGTCTGGATGCGGTCGGTGATGACCTTGAAGCCCTCGTGGGAGTCGATCAGCTCGACGATGGTCATGGCGCCGAGCAGGAAGAACAGGATCTCGGCGATCTCGCCGAGGTGGTGACGCAGCTCGCCGACCACGCCGTGGCCTTCGCTGGCGGCGGCCGGCAGGATGCTGCCTTCGCCCAGCACCAGGGCAGTCCAGCACAGTACGGCGGTGAGGATGGCCGAGGCGGCCTTGTCGATTCTCAGCGGGTGTTCGAGGGCGATGCAGAGGTAGCCGACGATGAAGATCAGGGCCATCCAGGCGTACATGGGCGGGCTTCCGGTGGGTCAGTGGACGGATTTTTGTTTGGCGCTTTTTCGCAACTGGCGGCGGAGCATGCCTGATCCCGGGCGGCGCTGAAAAGCGCCGCTCTGTCGCAGTAGGCAGAAAAAAGGGTTCTTCGCGGGATCGTGGGGAAGAGCGGATTGACAGACAGGGAAGCAGGTAAATTGGCAGTCGCCAAACACGCCAACGCCTGCCCCCTGCTGTCACCGTGCATCCTATTGATCTTGCTGCTTTCTGGCCAGGCTACGACGTTGTAGCCTGCAGCCATTCCGTCGAAAAAAACCTCACGCTGACCCTCGAACCCCGAGCGGCCGACCTTCCACGCTGTGGTCGCTGTCAGCAGCCCAGCCCCCTGATCCATGACCGACGCATTCGCCTCGTTCGCGACCGGGATCTGTTCGATCAGCGCGTCCAGTTGCGACTCCCCATACGCCGAGTGGACTGCCTGACGTGTGGGCGAGTTACCGAGCACATTTCCTGGTTGGCCCCGGCCTCGCGGCTGACCCGCCGGCTGTGTTCCTGGGTCGAAACCCTGCTGCGGTTCATGCCCATCAGCCATGTCAGCCAGCTCACCGGGCTGCACTGGCACACCATCAAGACGCTGGACAAGCGGCGTCTCCAGGCCGCATTCGGCACCTTCGAGCCGGGCGATGTGCGCCGTCTGGTGATGGACGAGTTCGCCCTGCACAAAGGCCATCGTTACGCGACGGTGATCATGGATGCCGAGCGTACCCGCGTTCTGTGGGTTGGCCTGGGTAACAGCCGCAAGGCCATACGCCCGTTCTTCGAGCAACTCGGTGAGCGCTGCCAGCAGATCGAGGCTGTGGCGATGGACATGAATACGGCCTTCGACCTGGAAGTGAAACAGCACTGCCCTCAGGCCGAGGTTGTGTACGACTTGTTCCATGTGGTCGCCCGCTACGGACGTGACGTGATCGACCGCATCCGGGTAGACCAGGCCAATGCCCTGCGCCATGACAAGCCCGCTCGCCAAGTGGTCAAGCAGAGCCGTTGGCTGCTGCTGCGCAACCGGGAGAACCTGAAGGAGGATCATGCCGTTCGACTGCAGGAGTTGTTGGCAGCCAACCAGCCACTGGCCACGGTCTATGTGCTCAAGGATGCGTTGAAGGAGGTCTGGTACGCACCCAGCGTGCGGGAGGGCTGGCGGCGCTGGCGAACCTGGCTGAGGCATGTCCGGGAGAGCGGCTTGGCGCCGCTACAACGCTTTGCCCGCAACCTCCAGCGCTATGCCCGGGGCATCCTCGCCAGTGCACGATTCCACATGCACACCAGCCTGCTGGAGGGGGTGAACAACCGGATCAAGGTGATCAAGCGCATGGCCTATGGCTTCAGGGACGCCGATTACTTCTTCCTGAAAATCAAGGCCGCCTTCCCCGGGAAAATGCGATGAACCGAAAAAAGGCCCGGCACCTTGCGGTGCCGGGCCTTTTTCGGGAGGCGCGGTTTAGAGGGCGGCGATGCGCGCGCGCTGCTCGGCCAGCTTGGCCAGCGCCTGCTCGGCCTCGGCCAGCTTGGCGCGCTCCTTGTCGAGCACCTCGGCCGGCGCCTTGGCGACGAAGCCCTCGTTGGCCAGCTTGCCGCCGACGCGCTTGACCTCGCCTTCCAGGCGCGCCAGCTCCT
This genomic window contains:
- a CDS encoding YigZ family protein, whose product is MAFTLSAPCEYREEIRKSRFIALAAPADSPQAAQAFIAAHSDRAASHNCWAWKCGAQYRFSDDGEPGGTAGRPILAAIEGQDCDQVAVLVIRWYGGIQLGTGGLARAYGGSAAKCLQGGERVALVARLHARCHVPFAELARIRARLAEWQVSIEGEAFDATGALLQLALPAGQLDAVSRQLADLSRGQIVLAAD
- a CDS encoding SPFH domain-containing protein; the protein is MSAGLAISIALLVFVVITIAKGVRLVAQGEEWIVERLGKYHSTLRPGLNILIPYLDRVAYKLVTKDIILDVQEQEVITRDNAVILTNAIAFVKVTDPVKAVYGVTDFSEAIRNLIMTTLRSIVGEMELDEALSSRDKIKARLRESIADEAVDWGLTVKSVEIQDIKPSESMQRAMEMQAAAERERKAAVTKAEGEKQAAILEAEARLESAKRDASAQVMLAEASAEAIRRVTSAVGNEPGPMMYLLGEKYVASLEKLGASNNAKVVLMPADLQETLRGLLGKLGGR
- a CDS encoding winged helix-turn-helix domain-containing protein, with product MDVSKTRASFYRRLYVAWLIDSGAATSVPALMAATGMPRRTAQDTLAALAELDIDCAFEQEDGERHNAGRYAIRDWGPIDRRWVAAQLPRLKSVLGYP
- a CDS encoding SLC13 family permease — protein: MNPHLWLVLGLLLLAVLLFVRNRPRMDAVGLLMLVALPLTGVLEVGEALRGFADPTVVLIAAMFVVGEALVRTGIAYRLGEWLSRRAGSSEARLLVLLMLCVAGLGSLMSSTGVVALFIPVVLSIAARQRIAPGRLLMPLAFAGLISGMLTLVATPPNLVVHGELLRAGHAGFAFFSFTPIGLAILALGIGYLLLVRRWLGGAGQDAASGEPRRTIAELVRDYRLAGRERRLRLRPDSPLAGRALDGLHLRQRHGINVIAIERQRPLGRELLAASADSELRAGDVLLVDLVSPAIAAAGEYRDLGLEPLALQNSYYAEHARELGLVEVILPPESRLPGRTIQELGFRSRYRLNVIGLRRRQQALDGLLVDERLKAADTLLVAGKWRDIRRLQGLSRDFLVLSLPAEVDEVAPAQSRAPHALFSLAVMVTLMVSGLLPNVLAALVGCLLLGAFRCIDLDGAYRAIHWPSLLLIVGMLPFALALQKTGGIDLAVQGLLAVLGDARPRVILAILFAVTALVGLFISNTATAVLMAPVAIACAEALGAAPAPFAMTVALAASAAFMTPISSPVNTLVLGPGQYRFADFVRIGVPFTLLVMAVSVLLVPWLFPF
- the rlmF gene encoding 23S rRNA (adenine(1618)-N(6))-methyltransferase RlmF, yielding MTQPPKRPARPRPSASKPAAQPRPPVAKGELHPRNRHQGRYDFPALIQGCPELAQFVIRNPYGKDSIDFADPAAVRVFNRALLRQFYGIAHWDIPPGYLCPPVPGRADYVHALADLLAEDCGGAIPRGARVRALDVGSGANCIYPLIGHHEYGWHFLGSDIDATALASARTIVRANGLDKAIELRQQADAQCIFHGLLQAGERFALSLCNPPFHASAAEASAGSRRKWKNLGKLDPSRKLPALNFGGQSNELWCAGGEIAFIRRMIRESREVAGQVLWFTCLVSKGGNLPLVEQALRQCGAVATRTVAMSQGQKQSRFVAWSFHDAAARAAWLAGGTQAD
- a CDS encoding NfeD family protein; its protein translation is MAIEWWHWVIGGILLILLELAIPAFFVIWFGLGALLVAGVLLLVGELPLTGQLLLWILASLAMVVLWFRVFSPRRHRTLVGTANGEVIGEVGLLVGAVAPFQRGKVRFQRPILGAEEWACMAESDIPAGERVKVVSIEGSYLKVARA
- a CDS encoding ISL3 family transposase translates to MHPIDLAAFWPGYDVVACSHSVEKNLTLTLEPRAADLPRCGRCQQPSPLIHDRRIRLVRDRDLFDQRVQLRLPIRRVDCLTCGRVTEHISWLAPASRLTRRLCSWVETLLRFMPISHVSQLTGLHWHTIKTLDKRRLQAAFGTFEPGDVRRLVMDEFALHKGHRYATVIMDAERTRVLWVGLGNSRKAIRPFFEQLGERCQQIEAVAMDMNTAFDLEVKQHCPQAEVVYDLFHVVARYGRDVIDRIRVDQANALRHDKPARQVVKQSRWLLLRNRENLKEDHAVRLQELLAANQPLATVYVLKDALKEVWYAPSVREGWRRWRTWLRHVRESGLAPLQRFARNLQRYARGILASARFHMHTSLLEGVNNRIKVIKRMAYGFRDADYFFLKIKAAFPGKMR
- the nhaD gene encoding sodium:proton antiporter NhaD, with amino-acid sequence MYAWMALIFIVGYLCIALEHPLRIDKAASAILTAVLCWTALVLGEGSILPAAASEGHGVVGELRHHLGEIAEILFFLLGAMTIVELIDSHEGFKVITDRIQTRKRVHLLWIVGLITFFLSSVLDNLTTTIVMVSLLRKLVRGRPERWLYVGVVVIAANAGGAWSPIGDVTTTMLWIGNQISASGVIAGLFLPSLVCLLVPLLVLSFRLKGEAPRPRPRETVEGRRNPTTDFERNLVLALGLGSLLFVPVFKTVTHLPPYMGILFGLGVLWVATEVIHRGKNDEDKHPLSVVGVLRKVDTPSVLFFLGILLAVSSLATAGHLTQVASLLREGLGNVYAINYAIGLLSAVVDNVPLVAGAMKMYPLTSAEAVAAAGADAGWLQHFVVDGTFWEMLAYCAGTGGSSLIIGSAAGVAAMGMEKISFVWYLKRVSLLAFLGYSAGAATYMGLLALA